The Candidatus Korarchaeota archaeon NZ13-K DNA window TTTTTACTTTTCATTCCCCGCCCCCGGATGGGAAAATTTATAAGTAAGGCAGCTCACTGATCGGGGGCTGTGATCATGGCCCTGAGCAGGAGCACGTACTCCACCTCACCGCTAGTCCTCTCCCCTATGACCTGCACCTCCGTGCCGAAGCAGAGCAGGTTCTGGCCCACCGGGAAGAATGATGGAATCCTCTCCGGCCCTGGCACCCCTATCCTCCTCAGCTCCTCTATGTGGGCCATCACATCATCCGGGTTCCTCCCGGTCCATCCACCAAGCAAAAGCCTGCTGAACTCGAAGGAGACGGGGGAGAGCTCCCCATCGGGGGACTGGAGGAGAAGCCTCAGCCTCCTCATAATGCGACCGGCAGCTTCAGCTTATTAATGAATCCGCGCGCCATCGAGCGGGATCCCCAGTGAGGGTCAGCGTCCCTTACGGTGATGAGATAGTCTGGTTCGAGGTGCCGGAGGACAGGTACATGGGCTCCTTCGGGGTCAGGGAACCAGAGGGCGTGGATGAGGGGCTAGTTATTGAGAGTTCGCTGGAGAATCCTATGGGCCCCAGGTTGGAGGATATAGACGCAAGGAGGGTGCTTATCTCAGTGAACGATGCCACCAGGCTCATACCGACCCCCAGGCTGCTGGATCACGTGCTCAAGCGCATCAGGGGGGAATTCAGGATAATCGTGGCCACGGGCTCCCACAGGGCGCCAACGGAGGAGGAGTACAGGAGCTGCATACTCGGACATCACTACGAATCCCTTAGGGGGGTCACGTCGGCTCACGATTCGAAGGCCAGCGATTTCGTCGACCTGGGCAGCACCAGAAGGGGAACGCCGATAATGGTGAACAGGGAGGTGCTGGAGCACGATCTAATAGTAACGCTGAGCTCCGTCGAGCCCCACTACTTCGCGGGCTACAGCGGGGGGAGGAAGATGATAGCCCCCGGTCTCTGCATGTACGAGACCATAGAGAGGAACCACAGGCTTGCCCTGCTCCCTGAGGCGGCCCTTGGAAGGCTTGAGGGCAATCCGGTCCATGAGGACCTGGAGGAGATAGCCAGGGCAGTGGCCAGGGAGGTGGATGTCTTCTCATTGAACACAGCGATAAGCGGTGATGGCAGGGTATGGGCGGCAGAGTCCGGTGACCTCTTCGACTCATTCTACGCAATAATAAAACGAGTTGAGGGTAATTACGCCGTGAAGTTGCCGGAGGAACCTGAGATAGTGGTGGCAGTTGCCCCGAGGCAGATGGGGATAGACCTTTACCAGGCTCAGAAGGCGATAGAGGCGGCGAAGCTGGTCACGAGGAGGGGAGGGATCATAATACTGGTGGCCCCCTGCTGGGACGGGATAGG harbors:
- a CDS encoding DUF2848 domain-containing protein: MRRLRLLLQSPDGELSPVSFEFSRLLLGGWTGRNPDDVMAHIEELRRIGVPGPERIPSFFPVGQNLLCFGTEVQVIGERTSGEVEYVLLLRAMITAPDQ
- the larA gene encoding nickel-dependent lactate racemase, producing MNESARHRAGSPVRVSVPYGDEIVWFEVPEDRYMGSFGVREPEGVDEGLVIESSLENPMGPRLEDIDARRVLISVNDATRLIPTPRLLDHVLKRIRGEFRIIVATGSHRAPTEEEYRSCILGHHYESLRGVTSAHDSKASDFVDLGSTRRGTPIMVNREVLEHDLIVTLSSVEPHYFAGYSGGRKMIAPGLCMYETIERNHRLALLPEAALGRLEGNPVHEDLEEIARAVAREVDVFSLNTAISGDGRVWAAESGDLFDSFYAIIKRVEGNYAVKLPEEPEIVVAVAPRQMGIDLYQAQKAIEAAKLVTRRGGIIILVAPCWDGIGPRNFYDLLTSGPMEEVKRRIWEDYRLGYHKAAKLIEALENYRILAVTNLEDEILRRIGIEPFRSVQDALREALSSVGGSVAVLPEASVCVPMVSR